One part of the Vicia villosa cultivar HV-30 ecotype Madison, WI linkage group LG6, Vvil1.0, whole genome shotgun sequence genome encodes these proteins:
- the LOC131610235 gene encoding thioredoxin-like 3-3, whose amino-acid sequence MFFGLRKEPKMVENGEDKSNKGLEGTGLVLPINRHSNLKSASSDDDFTQILTNIKSSKTPAVINYGASWCRVCSQILPAFCRLSNKFPKLSFIYADIDECPETTQHIRYTPTFQFFRDGEKVDEMYGTGEERLHDRLWLHS is encoded by the exons ATGTTTTTCGGATTGAGAAAAGAACCAAAAATGGTGGAAAACGGAGAAGATAAATCAAACAAAGGTTTGGAAGGCACTGGCTTAGTTTTACCGATCAACCGTCACTCTAACTTGAAAAGCGCTTCCTCCGATGATGACTTCACCCAAATCCTCACAAATATCAAATCCTCCAAAACTCCG GCTGTTATCAATTATGGAGCTTCATG GTGTCGAGTTTGTAGCCAAATTCTGCCTGCATTCTGTAGATTGAGCAACAAATTCCCGAAGTTGTCCTTTATATATGCAGATATTGATGAATGTCCGGAAACAACTCAACACATTCGGTACACTCCGACCTTCCAGTTTTTCCGAGATGGTGAAAAGGTAGATGAGATGTATGGGACCGGAGAAGAGAGGCTGCATGATCGTCTGTGGTTGCATTCGTGA
- the LOC131610234 gene encoding S-adenosylmethionine synthase 3 has product METFLFTSESVNEGHPDKLCDQVSDAILDACLEQDPESKVACETCTKTNMVMVFGEITTQANVNYEKIVRDTCRGIGFVSADVGLDADNCKVLVNIEQQSPDIAQGVHGHLTKKPEDIGAGDQGHMFGYATDETPELMPLTHVLATKVGAKLTEVRKNKTCPWLRPDGKTQVTVEYQNDNGAMVPIRVHTVLISTQHDETVTNEQIAADLKEHVIKPVIPAKYLDDKTIFHLNPSGRFVIGGPHGDAGLTGRKIIIDTYGGWGAHGGGAFSGKDPTKVDRSGAYIVRQAAKSVVASGLARRCIVQVSYAIGVPEPLSVFVDSYKTGKIPDKDILVLIKENFDFRPGMISNNLDLKRGGNFRYQKTAAYGHFGRDDPDFTWETVKILKPKA; this is encoded by the coding sequence ATGGAAACCTTCCTCTTCACGTCAGAATCTGTAAATGAAGGTCACCCTGACAAGCTGTGTGATCAGGTTTCAGATGCCATCCTTGATGCATGTTTGGAGCAAGACCCGGAAAGTAAGGTTGCTTGTGAGACATGTACAAAGACTAACATGGTTATGGTCTTTGGTGAGATCACAACCCAGGCTAATGTGAACTATGAGAAAATAGTTCGAGACACTTGCAGAGGAATTGGATTCGTATCAGCTGATGTCGGTCTGGACGCTGACAACTGCAAAGTTCTTGTCAACATTGAGCAACAGAGTCCTGATATCGCTCAAGGAGTTCATGGTCACTTGACCAAAAAGCCAGAGGATATTGGTGCTGGTGACCAAGGCCACATGTTTGGCTATGCCACTGACGAAACACCTGAGCTAATGCCACTCACTCATGTGCTTGCTACAAAGGTTGGTGCAAAGCTCACTGAAGTTAGAAAGAACAAAACATGCCCGTGGCTTAGGCCTGATGGTAAAACCCAAGTGACTGTTGAGTACCAGAATGATAATGGAGCCATGGTCCCAATCCGTGTGCATACTGTCCTCATTTCAACTCAGCACGACGAAACTGTCACCAATGAGCAAATTGCTGCAGATTTAAAAGAGCATGTGATAAAACCTGTTATCCCAGCTAAATACCTTGATGACAAGACTATCTTCCATCTCAATCCCTCTGGTCGGTTTGTGATCGGTGGACCTCATGGAGATGCAGGACTCACTGGTAGGAAGATCATTATTGACACCTATGGTGGTTGGGGTGCTCATGGTGGAGGTGCCTTCTCTGGCAAGGACCCAACCAAGGTCGACAGAAGTGGTGCATATATTGTTAGGCAAGCAGCCAAAAGTGTCGTAGCTTCGGGGCTTGCAAGACGCTGTATTGTGCAGGTTTCTTATGCAATTGGAGTCCCAGAGCCACTTTCTGTATTTGTTGACTCATACAAAACAGGAAAGATTCCAGACAAGGACATCTTGGTTCTCATTAAGGAGAATTTCGACTTCAGGCCAGGAATGATTTCCAACAATCTTGATCTCAAAAGAGGTGGCAACTTCAGGTACCAAAAGACTGCTGCTTACGGCCATTTTGGACGTGATGATCCTGATTTCACTTGGGAGACTGTCAAGATACTCAAGCCCAAGGCTTGA